Proteins encoded in a region of the Thiohalorhabdus denitrificans genome:
- the hslU gene encoding ATP-dependent protease ATPase subunit HslU — protein MSELTPPEIVRELDKYIIGQQEAKRAVAVALRNRWRRNRVGGDLAREITPKNILMIGPTGVGKTEIARRLATLAGAPFLKVEATKFTEVGYMGRDVESMVRDLVEQAIKMVREEAKEGVRKRAEDAAEEALLDILLPPARDGKGEEDSDTRQKFRKMLREGRLDEREVEIEVQESGSRMQMMVPQGMEEMGSQLQEMLQGLGQGKTKTRKVTVKEAFQILTDQEAAKLVDEEDIRHRAVRRVENHGILFIDELDKVAGSGQGSGGGSPDVSREGVQRDLLPLVEGSTVSTKHGMVSTDHILFIGSGAFHLSKPSDLIPELQGRLPIRVELEALATEEFVRILTEPQAALTHQHQALLETEGVQLSFSDDGLRRLAEVAFEVNERTENIGARRLHTVMERLLEEVSFEAAERSGQTLTVDAAYVDEHLGDLAADEDLSRYIL, from the coding sequence ATGAGTGAGCTGACCCCGCCGGAGATCGTCCGGGAGCTGGACAAGTACATCATCGGCCAGCAGGAGGCCAAGCGGGCGGTGGCCGTGGCCCTGCGCAACCGCTGGCGCCGCAACCGGGTGGGCGGCGACCTGGCCCGGGAGATCACGCCCAAGAACATCCTCATGATCGGCCCCACCGGCGTGGGCAAGACGGAGATCGCCCGCCGCCTGGCCACCCTGGCGGGCGCGCCCTTCCTCAAGGTGGAGGCCACCAAGTTCACCGAGGTGGGCTACATGGGCCGGGACGTGGAGTCCATGGTCCGGGACCTGGTGGAGCAGGCCATCAAGATGGTGCGCGAGGAGGCCAAGGAGGGCGTCCGGAAGCGGGCCGAGGACGCCGCCGAGGAGGCGCTGCTCGACATCCTCCTGCCGCCCGCCCGCGACGGCAAGGGCGAGGAGGACTCCGATACCCGGCAAAAATTCCGCAAGATGCTGCGCGAGGGCCGCCTCGACGAGCGCGAGGTGGAGATCGAGGTGCAGGAGAGCGGCTCGCGCATGCAGATGATGGTGCCCCAGGGCATGGAGGAGATGGGCAGCCAGCTCCAGGAGATGCTCCAGGGCCTGGGCCAGGGCAAGACCAAGACGCGCAAGGTAACCGTGAAGGAGGCCTTCCAGATCCTCACCGACCAGGAGGCCGCCAAGCTGGTGGACGAGGAGGACATCCGCCACCGCGCTGTCCGCCGGGTGGAGAACCACGGCATCCTGTTCATCGACGAGCTGGACAAGGTGGCCGGCTCCGGGCAGGGTAGCGGCGGCGGCAGCCCGGACGTGTCCCGGGAGGGCGTGCAGCGCGACCTGCTGCCGCTGGTGGAGGGCTCCACCGTGTCCACCAAGCACGGCATGGTGAGCACCGACCACATCCTGTTCATCGGCTCCGGGGCCTTCCACCTGTCCAAGCCCTCGGACCTGATTCCCGAGCTGCAGGGCCGGCTGCCCATCCGGGTGGAGCTGGAGGCTTTGGCGACCGAGGAGTTCGTGCGTATCCTCACCGAGCCCCAGGCCGCCCTCACCCACCAGCACCAAGCGCTGCTGGAGACGGAGGGGGTCCAGCTGTCCTTCAGCGACGACGGCCTGCGGCGCCTCGCCGAGGTGGCCTTCGAGGTGAACGAGCGCACCGAGAACATCGGCGCCCGGCGCCTGCACACGGTCATGGAGCGGCTGCTGGAGGAGGTCTCCTTCGAGGCCGCCGAGCGCTCCGGGCAGACCCTGACCGTGGACGCCGCCTACGTGGATGAGCACCTGGGCGACCTGGCCGCCGACGAAGACCTGTCCCGCTACATCCTATGA
- the argB gene encoding acetylglutamate kinase — MSTKNGYTPADTAHILNEALPYIRRFHGSTIVVKYGGNAMVDEGLKESFARDVVLMKLVGMNPVIVHGGGPQIGKTLEEMGRKTEFIAGMRVTDADTMEVVEMVLGGHVNKEIVRLINRHGGKAVGLSGKDGGLIRARKLQVTRESPEADAPEIIDVGLVGEVESIHPEVVETLDTGDFIPIIAPIGVGPEGETFNINADLVAGRLAQELAAEKLVLLTDVPGILDSGGGLLTGLDPEQVNGYISDGTIAGGMLPKVRCCLDAVGGGVQSAHIIDGRVDHALLLEVFTDAGVGTLIRGTAGRTQK, encoded by the coding sequence ATGAGTACGAAAAACGGTTACACGCCCGCGGACACGGCGCACATCCTCAACGAGGCCCTGCCCTACATCCGCCGCTTCCACGGCTCCACCATCGTGGTGAAGTACGGTGGCAACGCCATGGTGGACGAGGGCCTCAAGGAGAGCTTTGCCCGCGACGTGGTGCTCATGAAGCTGGTGGGCATGAACCCGGTGATCGTCCACGGCGGCGGCCCCCAGATCGGCAAGACCCTGGAGGAGATGGGCCGCAAGACCGAGTTCATCGCCGGCATGCGGGTCACCGACGCCGACACCATGGAAGTGGTGGAGATGGTGCTCGGCGGCCACGTGAACAAGGAAATCGTCCGCCTCATCAACCGCCACGGCGGCAAGGCGGTGGGCCTGTCCGGCAAGGACGGCGGCCTGATCCGCGCCCGCAAGCTGCAGGTAACCCGGGAAAGCCCGGAGGCGGACGCGCCGGAGATCATCGACGTGGGGCTGGTGGGCGAGGTGGAGTCCATCCATCCGGAGGTGGTGGAGACCCTGGACACCGGGGACTTCATTCCCATCATCGCCCCCATCGGCGTGGGGCCCGAGGGCGAGACCTTCAACATCAACGCGGACCTGGTGGCGGGCCGGCTGGCCCAGGAGCTGGCCGCCGAGAAGCTGGTCCTGCTCACCGATGTCCCCGGCATCCTGGACAGCGGCGGCGGGCTCCTGACAGGGCTCGACCCGGAGCAGGTAAACGGGTACATTTCCGATGGGACAATCGCCGGCGGCATGCTCCCCAAGGTGCGCTGCTGTCTGGACGCTGTCGGCGGGGGTGTGCAGAGCGCCCACATCATCGACGGGCGCGTGGACCACGCTCTGCTGCTGGAGGTCTTCACCGACGCCGGGGTGGGGACATTGATCCGGGGAACGGCGGGACGGACACAAAAATAG
- the slmA gene encoding nucleoid occlusion factor SlmA, with product MARKGQRREEILQALARMLENNTDGRVTTAALAQEVGVSEAALYRHFGSKSQMFEALIEFIEESLFTRVNRIVEAEEDPREQCESILRLWLGFAGKNPGLARLMLGESIQGESDTLKGRVNQLLERLETQLKHVLKRARLESQLSGDTDALAAANLLVAVVHGRINQYSRSNFKVDPTHQWSAQWAILEDGLFQ from the coding sequence TTGGCCAGAAAGGGGCAACGCCGCGAGGAGATCCTCCAGGCCCTCGCGCGCATGCTGGAGAACAACACGGACGGGCGGGTTACCACGGCGGCGCTGGCCCAGGAGGTGGGCGTGTCCGAGGCGGCGCTGTACCGCCACTTCGGCAGCAAGAGCCAGATGTTCGAGGCGCTCATCGAGTTCATCGAGGAGAGCCTGTTCACCCGCGTGAACCGCATCGTGGAGGCTGAGGAGGACCCCCGCGAGCAGTGCGAGTCCATCCTCCGCCTGTGGCTGGGCTTTGCCGGCAAGAACCCGGGCCTGGCCCGGCTCATGCTCGGCGAGTCCATCCAGGGCGAGTCGGACACCCTCAAGGGTCGGGTCAACCAGCTCCTGGAGCGGCTGGAGACGCAGCTCAAGCATGTCCTCAAGCGTGCCCGGCTGGAGTCCCAGCTGTCCGGGGACACGGACGCCCTGGCCGCCGCCAACCTCCTGGTGGCCGTGGTGCACGGCCGCATCAACCAGTACTCCCGCTCCAACTTCAAGGTGGACCCCACCCACCAGTGGTCCGCGCAGTGGGCCATCCTCGAAGACGGGCTGTTCCAGTAG
- a CDS encoding Mov34/MPN/PAD-1 family protein, whose product MPGVLRLPARLLNDLRAEAAARPDEEVCGLLAGHGDTADTRLPVENALHSPHAFDMEPAGLIDAMRRIRESGRELVAIYHSHPHGPAYPSATDVAANQYPEAAHLILAREAGEWRVRAFRLDGEIAKLDLVVLQDSAGG is encoded by the coding sequence ATGCCCGGCGTGCTCCGCCTTCCAGCCCGCCTCCTGAACGACCTCCGGGCCGAGGCCGCCGCCCGGCCCGACGAAGAAGTCTGCGGCCTCCTCGCCGGCCACGGCGATACCGCCGACACCCGCCTGCCCGTGGAGAACGCCCTCCACAGCCCCCACGCCTTCGACATGGAGCCCGCCGGGCTCATCGACGCCATGCGGCGGATCCGGGAGTCCGGCCGCGAGCTGGTGGCCATCTACCACTCCCACCCGCACGGCCCGGCCTATCCGAGCGCCACGGACGTGGCCGCCAACCAGTACCCGGAGGCGGCCCATCTGATCCTCGCCCGGGAGGCGGGGGAGTGGCGGGTACGGGCGTTCCGGCTGGACGGAGAGATCGCGAAGCTGGATCTGGTAGTGCTACAGGATTCGGCGGGGGGGTAA
- a CDS encoding HesA/MoeB/ThiF family protein, with translation MAGLTDDQLDRYGRQILLPRLGVEGQQELLAARVLLIGAGGLGAPASMYLAGAGVGELTVADDDEVAVSNLHRQVLHTESRVGWNKAESAAAALYQLNPGVEVRPLAARLDGEDLDAAVAGADLVVDASDNFDTRYAVNAACLRHGRTLVTGAVIRMEGQVTVFPFGAEGGPCYRCLYREAPDAGETERCSVTGVLGPAAGMIGTTMAAEAIKRLAGIGEGLAGRLLLVDALAMDFRTIRLARDPQCPACSAFQPAS, from the coding sequence ATGGCCGGACTCACCGACGACCAGCTCGACCGCTACGGCCGCCAGATCCTGCTGCCCCGGCTCGGCGTGGAGGGCCAGCAGGAGCTGCTGGCCGCGCGGGTGCTGCTCATCGGCGCCGGCGGCCTGGGGGCGCCGGCGTCGATGTACCTGGCCGGGGCGGGGGTGGGGGAGCTGACCGTCGCCGACGACGACGAGGTGGCGGTTTCCAACCTCCACCGCCAGGTGCTACACACCGAGAGCCGGGTGGGCTGGAACAAGGCGGAGTCGGCCGCCGCCGCCCTCTACCAGCTGAATCCCGGGGTGGAGGTGCGGCCGCTGGCGGCGCGTCTGGATGGGGAGGACCTCGATGCGGCGGTGGCGGGTGCGGACCTGGTGGTGGACGCCAGCGACAACTTCGACACCCGCTACGCCGTCAACGCCGCCTGCCTGCGCCATGGGCGCACCCTGGTAACCGGGGCGGTGATCCGCATGGAGGGGCAGGTGACGGTCTTCCCCTTCGGCGCCGAGGGCGGGCCCTGCTACCGCTGCCTCTACCGCGAGGCCCCGGACGCCGGGGAAACGGAGCGCTGCTCGGTCACTGGGGTTCTGGGCCCCGCCGCCGGCATGATCGGCACCACCATGGCCGCCGAGGCCATCAAGCGCCTGGCCGGCATCGGCGAGGGCCTAGCCGGCCGGCTGCTGCTGGTGGACGCCCTGGCCATGGACTTCCGCACCATCCGGCTGGCCCGGGACCCCCAATGCCCGGCGTGCTCCGCCTTCCAGCCCGCCTCCTGA
- the prmC gene encoding peptide chain release factor N(5)-glutamine methyltransferase → MSGAWTVRAVLEWTAGHLNEAGSDTGRLDAELLLAHALGVERLQLYLDPDRPLDQTERDAYRELVRARAKGAPVAHLLGEREFWSLPLRVTADTLIPRPDTEVVVERALELLPVEGGTRALDLGTGTGCIPAALASERPELRVDAVEAGSEAAAVAADNMERLGLAERVTVQTGSWFEPVAGETYHLIVANPPYVPEADPHLTAGDVAAEPREALAAGPEGLDAYRVLVPGAPAHLVPGGWLVVEIGWDQGEAVAALFEANGFTEVAVHRDYGGRDRVVEGRWPGTGA, encoded by the coding sequence ATGAGCGGCGCCTGGACGGTCCGGGCCGTCCTGGAATGGACCGCCGGCCACCTCAACGAGGCCGGCAGCGACACGGGCCGCCTCGATGCCGAACTGCTGCTGGCCCACGCCCTGGGCGTGGAGCGCCTGCAGCTCTATCTCGACCCCGACCGACCGCTGGATCAGACCGAACGCGACGCCTACCGAGAGCTGGTGCGCGCCCGCGCCAAGGGCGCCCCGGTGGCCCATCTGCTGGGGGAGCGGGAGTTCTGGTCCCTGCCCCTGCGCGTCACCGCCGACACCCTGATCCCCCGTCCCGATACGGAGGTGGTGGTGGAGCGGGCCCTGGAGCTCCTGCCCGTGGAAGGGGGGACCCGCGCCCTGGACCTGGGCACCGGCACCGGCTGCATCCCCGCCGCCCTCGCCTCCGAGCGCCCCGAGCTGCGGGTAGACGCCGTGGAGGCGGGTTCGGAGGCGGCGGCCGTGGCCGCCGACAACATGGAGCGCCTCGGCCTCGCCGAGCGGGTCACGGTGCAAACCGGCAGCTGGTTCGAGCCCGTGGCGGGGGAGACTTACCACCTGATTGTCGCCAACCCGCCCTACGTCCCCGAGGCCGACCCGCACCTGACGGCGGGCGATGTGGCCGCTGAGCCGCGCGAGGCCCTGGCCGCCGGCCCGGAAGGCCTGGACGCCTACCGCGTCCTGGTGCCCGGGGCGCCGGCCCACCTGGTGCCCGGCGGCTGGCTGGTGGTGGAGATCGGTTGGGACCAGGGGGAGGCGGTCGCCGCACTTTTCGAGGCAAACGGCTTCACGGAGGTGGCCGTGCACCGCGATTATGGGGGGCGGGACCGCGTCGTCGAGGGGCGATGGCCCGGGACCGGCGCCTGA
- the prfA gene encoding peptide chain release factor 1, with protein MKEAIRHKLENARHRLDELGHMLSDAALMENIEEFQARSKEYAELEPIVKAFGEYERWEDEAAQSREMLEDPELGEMARTELEEAEAKLSELEDQLQRLLLPKDPNDEKNVFLEVRAGAGGEEAALFAGDLLKMYSRYAESQGWKTEVMSASESDRGGFKEVILQVRGQGAFSRLKYESGGHRVQRVPETETQGRIHTSACTVAVMPEAEEVEVNVDPNDLRVDIFRASGPGGQSVNTTDSAVRITHIPTGVVVSCQDEKSQHKNKDKAMKVLQARLYEAERQRADQERADQRRSLVGSGDRSERIRTYNFPQGRVTDHRINLTLYQLDQVLEGNLDLVIDPLITEDQAEQLAQLEA; from the coding sequence ATGAAAGAGGCGATCCGCCACAAGCTGGAGAACGCCCGGCACCGGCTCGACGAGCTGGGCCACATGCTCTCCGACGCCGCCCTCATGGAGAACATCGAGGAGTTCCAGGCCCGCTCCAAGGAGTACGCCGAGCTCGAGCCCATCGTGAAGGCCTTCGGCGAGTACGAGCGGTGGGAGGACGAGGCCGCCCAGAGCCGGGAAATGCTCGAGGACCCCGAGCTCGGCGAGATGGCCCGGACGGAGCTGGAGGAAGCGGAGGCCAAGCTCTCGGAGCTGGAGGACCAGCTGCAGCGGCTGCTGCTGCCCAAGGACCCCAACGACGAGAAGAACGTCTTCCTGGAGGTCCGCGCCGGCGCGGGCGGCGAGGAGGCCGCCCTGTTCGCCGGCGACCTGCTCAAGATGTACAGCCGCTACGCCGAATCCCAGGGCTGGAAGACGGAGGTCATGTCCGCCAGCGAGAGCGACCGCGGCGGCTTCAAGGAGGTGATCCTCCAGGTGCGGGGGCAGGGCGCCTTCAGTCGGCTCAAGTACGAGTCCGGCGGCCACCGCGTGCAGCGGGTGCCGGAGACGGAGACCCAGGGCCGCATCCACACCTCCGCCTGCACCGTGGCCGTAATGCCCGAGGCGGAGGAGGTGGAGGTGAACGTCGACCCCAACGACCTGCGCGTCGACATTTTCCGCGCCTCCGGCCCCGGCGGCCAGAGCGTCAACACCACCGATTCGGCGGTGCGTATCACCCACATCCCCACCGGGGTGGTGGTCTCGTGCCAGGACGAGAAGTCCCAGCACAAGAACAAGGACAAGGCCATGAAGGTGCTGCAGGCCCGCCTCTACGAGGCCGAGCGCCAGCGTGCCGACCAGGAGCGCGCCGACCAGCGCCGCTCCCTGGTGGGCAGCGGCGACCGCTCCGAGCGCATCCGCACCTACAACTTCCCCCAGGGCCGGGTCACCGACCACCGCATCAATCTCACCCTCTACCAGCTCGACCAGGTGCTCGAAGGCAACCTGGACCTGGTCATCGACCCCCTCATCACCGAGGACCAGGCCGAGCAGCTGGCCCAGCTCGAGGCCTGA
- the hemA gene encoding glutamyl-tRNA reductase — translation MHLLAIGVNHKTAPVAIREQVSFGPETLPDALLDLTQQRGVREGAILSTCNRTECYCAVADTVADQEAVITWLASFHGLTPEELRPHLYAYHDREAVTHLFRVSGSLDSLVVGEPQILGQLKEAYRSAYNVGSLGPLLNRAFHHAFKVGKRVRSETDIGGQAVSVSYAAVELARRIFGDLSRSRVLLIGAGETIQLAGRHLREAGVATQLVANRTQENAEELATELEGRALTLDAVPEALGEVDVVISSTGAPTQVVERAWLERAQKRRKRQAMFLVDLAVPRDLPEDAEEVSGVYLYTVDDLQAVVEENLQTRRQEAERAEGIVEANVEEFLQWLRNQEIVPTIKAMRAKAEAIREQELERTRKRLGHVPEEMETALDKLSQALVSKLLHEPTMQLRHCSENGNGEDLIEATHQLFRLDEDS, via the coding sequence ATGCACCTCCTCGCCATAGGCGTAAACCATAAGACGGCCCCCGTGGCCATCCGCGAGCAGGTTTCCTTCGGTCCGGAAACCCTCCCCGACGCCCTGTTGGACCTCACCCAGCAGCGGGGCGTGCGGGAGGGCGCGATCCTTTCCACCTGCAACCGCACCGAATGCTACTGCGCGGTCGCCGACACGGTGGCGGACCAGGAAGCGGTTATCACCTGGCTGGCCAGTTTCCACGGCCTGACCCCGGAGGAGCTGCGCCCCCACCTCTACGCCTACCACGACCGCGAGGCGGTCACCCACCTGTTCCGGGTCTCCGGCAGCCTCGACAGCCTGGTGGTGGGCGAGCCCCAGATCCTCGGCCAGCTCAAGGAGGCCTACCGGTCCGCCTACAACGTAGGCAGCCTGGGGCCCCTGCTCAACCGCGCCTTCCACCACGCCTTCAAGGTGGGCAAGCGGGTGCGCAGCGAGACGGACATCGGCGGCCAGGCGGTCTCGGTGAGCTACGCCGCCGTAGAGCTGGCCCGGCGCATCTTCGGCGACCTCTCCCGCTCGCGGGTGCTGCTCATCGGCGCCGGGGAGACCATCCAGCTGGCCGGCCGCCACCTGCGCGAGGCGGGCGTAGCCACCCAGCTGGTGGCCAACCGGACCCAGGAGAACGCCGAGGAGCTGGCCACCGAGCTGGAGGGCCGCGCCCTGACTCTGGACGCGGTGCCCGAGGCGCTCGGGGAGGTGGACGTGGTGATCTCCTCCACGGGCGCCCCGACCCAGGTGGTGGAGCGGGCCTGGCTGGAGCGTGCCCAGAAGCGCCGCAAGCGCCAGGCCATGTTCCTGGTGGACCTGGCGGTGCCCCGGGACCTGCCGGAGGACGCCGAGGAGGTGTCGGGGGTCTACCTGTACACGGTGGACGACCTGCAGGCGGTGGTGGAGGAGAACCTCCAGACGCGCCGCCAGGAGGCCGAACGCGCCGAAGGGATCGTGGAGGCCAACGTGGAGGAGTTTCTCCAGTGGCTGCGCAACCAGGAGATCGTCCCCACCATCAAGGCCATGCGCGCCAAGGCCGAGGCCATCCGCGAGCAGGAGCTGGAGCGCACCCGCAAGCGCCTCGGCCACGTGCCCGAGGAGATGGAGACCGCCCTGGACAAGCTCTCCCAGGCCCTGGTGAGCAAGCTGCTGCACGAGCCCACCATGCAGCTGCGCCATTGCAGCGAGAACGGCAACGGCGAAGATCTGATCGAGGCCACCCATCAGCTCTTCCGGCTGGACGAGGATTCATGA
- a CDS encoding tetratricopeptide repeat protein, with product MDDTRVKARFLPGRLLLVGGLASILAACQTAPSDQPASDAGPMPSMEDGAAPEKAGASPFQRGMYAYLTAEMARQEGRLDIASEWYARAARVTGRGTLFERATEAALHGRQGEKAAAYAREWREAAPERPEPLLALAQARLLLGKPGEAVGVLGALVDQFPRAEEVYLGAGERLVQSGGVETAVRVLRETAGNNPDNAAAQLAYGYLLARLEQREQAADVLERALELRPHWEAAAVELARTRSVNEGMGILRDFIDEHPRADQARLRYGQGLLAQGGAEEAERVFLGLAEEGMRDARVYMGLGMARSQQGDWRGARRALQRVLELDPGNNEALFHLGQVTKELGSYEAAADYFGRVNGGRYLEQARMEEAAAAVELGDLQRALRLVRQVRAYRPDEPEYFRLEARILAEIGQYRAAEEVASKGLQQDPDHKELLYTRSLVREKVGDYAGMEADIRSVIEDHPQEARAYNFLGYSLADRGVRLSEALRLLERANELEPNQGYILDSLGWAYFRLGRLEAAESYLRQALERSEEEDPEILVHLGEVLEARGRPGEAREMWLRALEMVEEDSDMARELRRRLDEGKQ from the coding sequence ATGGATGATACCCGCGTGAAAGCCCGTTTCCTCCCCGGGCGGCTCCTCCTCGTCGGTGGCCTGGCGAGCATCCTGGCCGCCTGCCAGACCGCACCCTCCGACCAACCTGCCTCGGATGCCGGGCCCATGCCGTCCATGGAGGACGGGGCCGCCCCGGAGAAGGCCGGCGCGTCCCCCTTCCAGCGGGGCATGTACGCCTACCTGACTGCCGAGATGGCCCGCCAGGAAGGGCGCCTGGATATCGCCTCGGAATGGTACGCCCGGGCCGCCCGAGTGACCGGCCGGGGAACGCTCTTCGAGCGGGCGACGGAGGCCGCTCTGCACGGTCGGCAAGGCGAGAAGGCGGCGGCCTATGCACGGGAATGGCGCGAAGCGGCCCCCGAGCGGCCCGAGCCGCTGCTGGCCCTGGCCCAGGCCCGGCTGCTGCTGGGCAAGCCCGGGGAGGCGGTGGGCGTCCTGGGTGCCCTGGTGGACCAGTTCCCCCGCGCGGAGGAGGTGTACCTGGGTGCCGGGGAGCGCCTGGTGCAGTCGGGCGGCGTGGAAACCGCCGTACGCGTCCTGCGCGAGACCGCTGGGAACAATCCGGATAATGCCGCGGCCCAGCTCGCCTATGGCTACCTCCTCGCCCGCCTGGAGCAGCGGGAACAGGCGGCCGATGTGCTGGAGCGGGCCCTGGAGCTGCGCCCTCACTGGGAGGCGGCGGCGGTGGAGCTGGCGCGCACCCGGTCGGTGAACGAGGGCATGGGGATTCTGCGTGACTTCATCGACGAGCACCCCCGTGCGGACCAGGCCCGGCTCCGGTACGGCCAGGGGCTGCTGGCGCAGGGTGGGGCCGAGGAGGCCGAGCGGGTGTTCCTGGGTCTGGCCGAGGAGGGGATGCGGGACGCCCGCGTGTACATGGGCCTCGGCATGGCCCGCTCCCAGCAGGGGGACTGGCGGGGGGCGCGGCGCGCCCTGCAGCGTGTTCTGGAGCTGGACCCCGGGAACAACGAGGCCCTCTTCCACCTCGGTCAGGTGACCAAGGAGCTGGGAAGCTACGAGGCGGCTGCCGACTACTTCGGCCGGGTGAATGGCGGCCGCTACCTGGAGCAGGCCCGCATGGAGGAGGCGGCCGCCGCGGTGGAGCTGGGCGACCTCCAGCGGGCCCTACGGCTGGTGCGCCAAGTGCGTGCTTACCGGCCGGACGAGCCGGAATATTTCCGGCTGGAGGCGCGGATCCTCGCCGAGATCGGCCAGTACCGGGCCGCCGAGGAGGTGGCGTCCAAGGGCCTGCAGCAGGATCCCGACCACAAGGAGCTGCTCTACACGCGCTCCCTGGTCCGGGAGAAGGTGGGGGACTACGCCGGGATGGAGGCGGATATCCGGAGCGTGATCGAGGACCACCCCCAGGAGGCCCGGGCCTATAACTTCCTCGGTTACAGCCTGGCGGATCGCGGGGTGCGCCTCAGTGAGGCCCTGCGTCTGCTCGAGCGCGCCAACGAGCTGGAGCCGAACCAGGGCTACATCCTCGACAGCCTGGGCTGGGCCTATTTCCGCCTCGGCCGCCTGGAGGCGGCCGAGTCCTACCTGCGGCAAGCCCTGGAGCGGAGCGAGGAGGAGGACCCCGAGATCCTCGTCCACCTGGGGGAGGTCCTGGAGGCCCGCGGGCGCCCGGGGGAGGCCCGGGAGATGTGGCTGCGGGCCCTGGAGATGGTGGAGGAGGACTCCGACATGGCCCGGGAGCTGAGGCGCCGCCTGGATGAGGGGAAGCAGTGA
- the lolB gene encoding lipoprotein insertase outer membrane protein LolB, whose protein sequence is MRLGLLLAAGLATVLAGCAALGPQPAEDRGRAEAAYRERAGALAAPEGWRMRARVRVEGPEESGQVRLHWAHEGRSDRLQVRNPFGQTVLEIRYGPRGLQVRDSRGRTYRGATARMVLQRRLGWRVPVESMARWALGLADEGRLPEVLDDRGAPLELRSGPWRVTYGDYRQVEGIWLPGDIRLDREDAEARLLVEQWDLQGT, encoded by the coding sequence GTGAGGCTCGGGCTCCTGCTCGCGGCGGGGCTCGCCACGGTACTGGCGGGCTGCGCCGCTCTGGGTCCGCAGCCCGCGGAGGATCGCGGCCGGGCGGAAGCGGCCTACCGTGAACGGGCAGGGGCGCTCGCCGCGCCCGAGGGCTGGCGGATGCGAGCCCGCGTGCGCGTGGAGGGTCCGGAAGAATCGGGCCAGGTCCGGCTCCACTGGGCCCACGAGGGCCGGTCCGATCGTCTCCAGGTGCGCAACCCCTTCGGGCAGACGGTCCTGGAGATCCGCTACGGCCCCCGCGGCCTGCAGGTCCGGGATTCCCGCGGGCGCACCTACCGAGGGGCGACCGCGCGGATGGTGCTCCAGCGGCGGCTGGGGTGGCGGGTTCCCGTGGAGTCCATGGCACGGTGGGCACTGGGGCTGGCCGACGAGGGGCGCCTGCCGGAGGTGCTCGATGATCGGGGGGCGCCGTTAGAGCTGCGTTCGGGCCCCTGGCGGGTGACCTACGGGGATTACCGGCAGGTGGAGGGTATCTGGCTGCCCGGCGACATCCGCCTGGACCGGGAGGACGCGGAGGCACGCCTGCTGGTGGAGCAGTGGGATCTGCAGGGAACGTGA
- the ispE gene encoding 4-(cytidine 5'-diphospho)-2-C-methyl-D-erythritol kinase, whose translation MSDRVSEGAAPAVDVPAGLEGPHWDGEGVLAAPAPAKLNLFLHITGRRADGMHTLQTLFQFLDWGDTLHLTPTAQPVIERAATIPGIPEEEDLTLRAARLLAEHTGHDGGVRLCLEKRLPVGGGLGGGSSDAATVLLALNRLWGCGLSRAELAGLGAALGADIPVFIGGSAAWAEGVGERLSPVGELAEPWYLVVWPPGEGVSTRRAFADPALTRNHPEVTILDFSQGRCGNDFGPVVERLHPELVRIREWLDRNAPGPGRLTGSGACSFAECSDRAQAEALRALVPTEWSAAVARGRNRHPLADWAFATGREG comes from the coding sequence GTGAGTGACCGGGTGAGCGAGGGCGCGGCCCCGGCTGTGGATGTCCCGGCGGGGCTGGAAGGGCCCCATTGGGACGGGGAAGGGGTCCTGGCGGCGCCCGCCCCCGCCAAGCTGAACCTGTTCCTGCACATTACCGGTCGGCGGGCGGACGGCATGCACACCCTCCAGACCCTGTTCCAGTTCCTGGACTGGGGGGACACGCTGCACCTGACGCCCACCGCGCAGCCGGTGATCGAGCGGGCGGCCACCATTCCGGGCATTCCCGAGGAGGAGGATCTGACCCTCCGCGCCGCCCGCCTGCTGGCCGAGCACACCGGTCATGACGGCGGGGTCCGCCTCTGCCTGGAGAAGCGGCTCCCCGTGGGGGGTGGCCTGGGGGGCGGGAGCAGCGACGCCGCCACCGTCCTTCTGGCGCTGAACCGGCTATGGGGCTGCGGGCTTTCCCGGGCCGAACTGGCCGGGCTGGGGGCGGCGCTGGGCGCCGACATCCCGGTCTTCATCGGCGGCAGCGCGGCCTGGGCCGAAGGAGTCGGGGAGCGGCTGAGCCCGGTTGGGGAGCTCGCGGAGCCCTGGTACCTGGTGGTGTGGCCCCCCGGTGAGGGGGTTTCCACCCGGCGGGCCTTCGCGGACCCTGCCTTGACACGGAACCACCCTGAAGTAACAATATTGGACTTTTCGCAGGGCCGGTGCGGCAACGATTTCGGCCCTGTGGTGGAAAGGCTGCATCCGGAATTGGTCCGGATCCGCGAGTGGCTGGACCGGAACGCCCCGGGGCCCGGACGCCTGACGGGATCCGGGGCGTGCTCGTTTGCGGAATGCAGTGACCGGGCCCAGGCGGAGGCCTTGCGGGCCCTGGTGCCCACCGAGTGGAGCGCGGCGGTGGCCCGGGGACGCAACCGGCACCCGCTGGCCGACTGGGCTTTCGCCACCGGCCGGGAAGGCTGA